A single window of Synechococcus sp. C9 DNA harbors:
- a CDS encoding sulfurtransferase TusA family protein, producing the protein MNPPLDLRGTPCPLNFVRTRLKLEQLPPGTALEVWLDGGEPIQQVPDSLRQQGYEILGVQPQADYFVLTVKA; encoded by the coding sequence ATGAACCCACCCCTGGATTTGCGGGGCACCCCCTGCCCTTTGAATTTCGTCCGCACCCGCCTGAAACTGGAACAACTCCCCCCCGGTACCGCCCTAGAAGTTTGGCTGGATGGGGGGGAACCGATCCAGCAGGTGCCCGACAGTCTCCGCCAACAGGGGTATGAAATCCTCGGGGTTCAGCCCCAAGCCGATTACTTTGTTCTTACGGTCAAAGCCTGA
- the dnaJ gene encoding molecular chaperone DnaJ → MADYYDILGVSRNADTEEIKRSYRRLARKYHPDVNKEPGAEERFKEINRAYEVLSDPEARARYDRFGEAAFTGVPGGGGYQDFGDIGGFADIFEQFFGGFGGATAQGGRRRSGPTRGDDLRLDLELEFREAITGGEKQIRLTHQETCTTCNGSGAKPGTQPKTCPTCGGAGQVRRAARTPFGSFTQVTTCPTCNGTGQVIDELCPACGGRGANQVTKKLKITIPPGVDNGTRLRVSGEGDAGAKGGPPGDLYVYLSIKPDPQFRREGINIYSEVKISYLQAILGCQIPVPTVDGSHDLKIPAGTQPGTEFRIENLGVPRLGNSVSRGDHFVTVKVEIPTHISGEERELLEKLARIRHEKTSKHGIGDLFGGIFG, encoded by the coding sequence ATGGCGGATTACTACGATATTTTGGGGGTGTCCCGGAACGCAGATACGGAAGAGATTAAACGTTCCTACCGGCGTTTGGCGCGCAAGTACCACCCGGATGTGAACAAGGAGCCGGGGGCAGAGGAACGGTTCAAGGAAATCAACCGTGCCTACGAAGTGCTGTCGGACCCAGAAGCCCGTGCCCGCTATGACCGGTTTGGGGAGGCGGCCTTTACCGGTGTACCGGGGGGCGGGGGGTATCAGGACTTCGGGGACATTGGTGGGTTTGCCGATATTTTTGAACAGTTTTTTGGCGGTTTTGGCGGGGCAACGGCGCAGGGTGGCCGCAGGCGGAGCGGTCCGACCCGGGGGGATGACCTGCGGTTAGATTTGGAACTGGAGTTTCGGGAAGCCATCACCGGCGGCGAAAAACAAATCCGCCTCACCCACCAGGAAACCTGCACCACCTGCAACGGTTCGGGCGCCAAACCGGGGACACAACCCAAAACCTGTCCCACCTGTGGCGGCGCGGGGCAAGTCCGGCGGGCGGCCCGCACTCCCTTTGGCAGTTTTACCCAAGTCACCACCTGTCCCACCTGCAACGGCACCGGTCAAGTGATTGATGAGCTATGCCCAGCCTGTGGGGGGCGGGGTGCCAACCAAGTCACCAAAAAGCTGAAAATTACCATCCCTCCCGGCGTGGACAACGGCACCCGTCTGCGGGTCTCCGGGGAAGGGGATGCGGGCGCCAAAGGCGGGCCCCCAGGGGATTTGTACGTCTATTTGAGCATCAAGCCCGACCCCCAATTCCGGCGGGAAGGGATCAACATTTACTCGGAAGTCAAAATCAGCTATCTGCAAGCCATCCTGGGCTGTCAAATCCCCGTGCCGACGGTGGATGGGAGCCACGATTTGAAAATCCCCGCAGGCACCCAACCCGGCACCGAGTTTCGGATTGAGAATCTGGGCGTACCCCGCCTGGGCAACTCCGTCAGCCGGGGGGATCACTTCGTCACGGTCAAGGTGGAGATTCCCACCCACATCAGCGGCGAAGAACGGGAATTGCTGGAGAAACTGGCACGGATTCGCCATGAAAAAACCAGCAAACACGGCATCGGTGACCTATTTGGCGGCATTTTCGGATGA
- a CDS encoding PBP1A family penicillin-binding protein, whose protein sequence is MSGKAFTPSRRPAALTTALGVGGAVLRWTGVALLGGVVVGTASAAGIMAGLAYSFRNLPDVRLLKTYVPPQTSYIYDIKGKELAAIHGEANREVVPLERIAHPLKLAVLGIEDSHFYTHRGINVNSIVRALIANWRSGDVVEGGSTLTMQLVKNILLSPEQVFSRKVAEAVLAMRLEQVFSKDELLALYLNQVYWGHNNYGVETAAQSYFGKSAWELTLAEGALMAGLIQAPEFYSPFAPANQPLCQDRPLGNACPAKQRQLVVLERLEQLAWITPEQARAARLEPIYLNQITSFRPSTLPYVTDLALQQLYDKFGQDLVQRGGLRVQTTVDSELQRTAEKIIQESHARLRSQGWGSSQLQMALVAVDPRTHYIKAIVGGVNYKKSQFNRAFQAQRQPGSAFKPFVYYAALASGHYTPDSYVSDSPVSYRDGSGWYSPQNYDGSFWGGTSLRQALAASRNVPAIRLGKEVGMERVVQICRTLGITSPMLPVTSLPLGAVDLTPLEMANAYATFASNGWYAEPSVILQAQDQSGQLAWKNIPQPKLVLNPWAAASLNSMLQTVIESGTGTAAQLGRPAAGKTGTTSSERDIWFVGYVPQLAVAVWIGNDDYRPLGGGATGGVLVAPIWRQFMLAALKGVPVQKFTPATDFVRPKPSRS, encoded by the coding sequence GTGTCTGGTAAAGCCTTTACCCCTAGCCGTCGTCCTGCCGCTTTGACCACTGCCCTGGGGGTGGGTGGGGCGGTTTTGCGTTGGACGGGGGTGGCGCTGTTGGGAGGGGTGGTGGTGGGTACGGCGAGTGCCGCTGGCATCATGGCGGGTTTAGCCTACAGTTTTCGCAACCTGCCGGACGTGCGACTGCTCAAAACCTATGTGCCCCCCCAGACCAGCTATATCTACGACATCAAGGGCAAGGAATTAGCCGCCATTCACGGGGAAGCCAACCGGGAAGTCGTCCCCCTGGAACGGATCGCCCATCCCCTGAAACTGGCGGTGCTGGGGATCGAGGACAGCCATTTTTACACCCACCGGGGGATCAATGTCAATAGCATTGTGCGGGCATTGATTGCCAACTGGCGTTCCGGCGACGTGGTGGAGGGGGGTTCGACCCTGACGATGCAGTTGGTGAAAAATATCCTGCTCTCCCCGGAACAGGTATTCAGCCGTAAGGTGGCGGAAGCGGTTTTGGCAATGCGTTTGGAACAGGTGTTTAGTAAAGATGAATTATTAGCATTGTACTTAAATCAGGTCTATTGGGGGCACAACAACTACGGGGTGGAGACGGCGGCGCAAAGCTATTTCGGCAAATCCGCTTGGGAATTGACCCTGGCGGAGGGTGCCTTGATGGCGGGTTTGATCCAAGCCCCGGAATTTTACAGCCCCTTTGCCCCAGCGAACCAACCCCTGTGTCAAGACCGTCCCCTGGGAAATGCCTGCCCCGCCAAACAGCGGCAATTGGTGGTGTTGGAGCGGTTGGAGCAGTTGGCATGGATCACCCCGGAACAGGCGAGAGCCGCCCGTCTAGAACCCATTTACCTCAACCAAATCACCTCATTTCGACCCAGCACCTTACCCTATGTGACGGATTTAGCGTTACAACAGCTTTACGATAAATTCGGTCAAGATTTAGTCCAACGGGGGGGCTTGCGGGTACAAACCACGGTGGATAGCGAATTACAGCGCACGGCGGAAAAAATTATCCAGGAGAGCCACGCCCGGTTACGCAGTCAGGGTTGGGGTTCTTCCCAGTTGCAGATGGCGTTGGTGGCGGTGGACCCCCGCACCCATTACATCAAGGCGATTGTGGGGGGGGTGAATTATAAAAAAAGCCAGTTCAACCGGGCATTTCAGGCACAGCGGCAACCGGGTTCGGCGTTCAAGCCCTTTGTGTACTATGCGGCGTTGGCTTCTGGTCATTACACCCCGGATTCCTATGTGAGCGACAGTCCCGTGAGCTATCGGGATGGTTCCGGCTGGTATTCTCCGCAAAATTACGACGGGTCCTTTTGGGGGGGGACGAGTCTGCGGCAAGCCCTGGCGGCTTCCCGGAATGTCCCGGCGATCCGGTTGGGGAAGGAGGTGGGGATGGAGCGGGTGGTGCAGATTTGCCGCACCTTGGGGATTACCAGCCCCATGTTGCCCGTCACGTCCTTGCCCCTGGGGGCGGTGGATTTGACCCCCTTGGAAATGGCGAATGCCTATGCCACCTTTGCCAGCAATGGGTGGTACGCCGAGCCGTCGGTGATCCTCCAGGCGCAGGATCAAAGTGGTCAGTTGGCGTGGAAAAACATTCCCCAACCCAAGCTGGTGCTGAACCCCTGGGCGGCGGCTTCGTTGAACAGTATGTTGCAGACGGTGATCGAGAGTGGCACGGGCACGGCGGCGCAACTGGGACGACCGGCGGCGGGGAAAACCGGCACCACCAGTTCGGAGCGGGATATTTGGTTTGTGGGGTATGTGCCCCAATTGGCGGTAGCGGTGTGGATCGGCAACGATGATTACCGACCTCTAGGGGGGGGCGCTACGGGTGGGGTGTTGGTGGCACCGATTTGGCGGCAATTTATGCTGGCGGCGCTCAAGGGGGTACCAGTGCAGAAATTCACCCCGGCGACGGATTTTGTGCGTCCCAAACCCAGCCGGTCGTAA
- the tyrS gene encoding tyrosine--tRNA ligase: MANPVQADLVTRGVAEVFPHQPESHDPRQCLLRLLATTDRPLRVKLGVDATGSQLHLGHSIPLRKLRAFQDAGHTAVLIIGDFTAQIGDPTGRTESRPPLTPEQVQTNAQTYLDQIRPILDFATPGRLEVHYNSTWLARLDLKEIINLLGTMTVGQMLAKEGFAERYGQNHPIFLHEFLYPLLQGYDSVAVRADVELGGTDQKFNIAVGRDLQRHFGQPPQFGLLVPILLGTDGVQKMSKSLDNFIAMQDHPSIMYQKLQKVPDSSLPQYFELLTDLPLTDLPPNPREQQKLLAQTVTASYYGSEAAQQAALATAGDIPEFSLQGVTVPVKLFYLLAASRLCRSSSEARRQIQNGAVRLDDQRITDVDWHASDLQALVGRVLQVGKSKFVRLVP; encoded by the coding sequence ATGGCAAACCCGGTGCAGGCAGACCTAGTGACTCGGGGGGTGGCGGAGGTGTTCCCCCATCAGCCGGAGAGCCATGACCCCCGCCAATGCCTGCTACGGCTGTTGGCAACCACGGACCGTCCCCTGCGGGTGAAATTGGGGGTGGATGCCACCGGCAGTCAATTGCATTTGGGGCACAGCATCCCTTTGCGGAAACTGCGGGCGTTCCAGGATGCGGGGCACACGGCGGTGCTGATTATTGGGGATTTTACCGCCCAGATTGGCGACCCCACCGGTCGTACCGAGTCCCGCCCCCCCTTGACCCCGGAGCAGGTACAGACCAACGCCCAAACCTATTTAGACCAAATTCGCCCCATTCTGGATTTTGCCACCCCGGGACGCTTAGAAGTGCATTACAATTCCACCTGGCTCGCCCGTTTAGACCTGAAGGAAATTATCAATTTATTGGGCACCATGACCGTGGGGCAAATGTTAGCGAAAGAGGGGTTTGCCGAGCGGTACGGTCAAAATCACCCCATTTTTCTCCATGAATTTCTCTATCCTTTATTGCAGGGTTACGATTCGGTGGCGGTACGGGCGGATGTGGAATTGGGGGGCACGGATCAAAAATTTAATATTGCGGTGGGACGGGATTTACAACGGCATTTTGGGCAACCGCCCCAATTTGGACTCCTGGTGCCGATTCTCTTAGGCACGGATGGGGTACAAAAAATGTCCAAATCCCTAGATAATTTTATCGCTATGCAGGATCACCCCAGTATTATGTACCAAAAATTGCAAAAAGTGCCCGATAGTTCATTGCCCCAGTATTTTGAATTATTAACTGATCTGCCCCTCACTGACCTACCCCCCAATCCCCGGGAACAGCAGAAATTGCTTGCCCAGACCGTGACGGCGAGTTACTACGGCTCAGAGGCGGCGCAACAGGCGGCATTGGCGACGGCGGGGGACATTCCGGAATTTTCCCTGCAAGGGGTGACCGTGCCGGTAAAGTTGTTTTATTTATTAGCCGCCAGCAGGCTGTGTCGCAGTAGCAGTGAGGCACGACGGCAGATTCAAAACGGGGCAGTGCGGCTTGATGACCAGCGCATCACCGATGTAGATTGGCACGCCAGCGACCTCCAGGCATTGGTGGGACGGGTACTCCAGGTGGGCAAAAGCAAGTTTGTCCGGTTAGTCCCTTAG